aaaattttaaaaacagtttcaaaaagtatttttaaattataaaaagaaaatttgaaaaaaaataaaaaaaaatttcgaaaaaaaaatttcaaaaaaaaaattagaaaaattttgaatctgaaaacatataatatgaaactatatatatatatttttttttatttttttatttttttttgtttgtttatttaattttaaaccaagggtactaaggatattttaccctttaatgaatgtcatttttgtgactttctccttctagtgctatttttgagacataaacttcaaaaggtgctattattgacaattgcccaaacatataatctgaaactataaaaaaaaattcattttttcaatttttattttatttatttttatttattttgtttgtttatttaattttaatccaagtttagggatattttaccctttaatgaatgtcatttttgtgactttctccttctagtgtcatttttgagacataaacttcaaaatgtgcTATTGTTGACAATTGCCCTAAGTAAAATCGGTTATTGGCTCTAAAAtacttgatttgtacctattttgtaaccaaaacataagtaaaattgattcgaaaataaaaaaaaggaacattcaaacgtgatcattcaaaatcaaacgaaaagtaaTATAGTTATTGATAGAAACGAAAAACATTAttgaatgaaaaaaatcaaaatctaaaaatttcgAGTTTTAACCGCCACCTTCAACCATCAACCCTtatgtaatatataattattttaaatgttcggtatattttggatatatattaggaattgagatcaaaTATTTGGTACAAATTATTTTCTGGGATTTTGAATGTTCTGGATTATATCAGATATTCATCTAGGTTCGAATTCGGTtgggataatacccataacctcgaatataataaaataagatctatttGGTATTTATGTCAGATTTGGATcggttcactttttttttttcggatcGGGCCAGAGAGGGACTTCCCAGAAaaggaaacttttttttattggtaGTTTTTTAATGGTAGTTGCTAAAAAGGGAAACGCGGATTCAATTTCGAGTTGGTCTATACCAGAAAAGTTGGTCTTCATAAGAACTCTTATTTCATTACGCTACTACGGCTATAATTTGAAACGAAATTGTCAAGAAATGAACAATGACTCGCTTGCGTCTACATGACTCAATCATTACGTTTCGTAATCTAATCCAGATAGATTTTGACATCGATCCCGTTATCAATAAGAGACTGGACAACAGCTCTGATCTTCCCTTCGAACTTGTCTTGGTCTCTTGGCGTGTAAGAAGCTGTGTACACATCAGCCTCTTTCGCGCGTTCGGACAAGATCCTCCCTATGGACATGCACGCTGGGATATCGCATCTCGATCTCAACACCGCTTTCACGTCTTTTGAGTTCGTCCCCGCGACCGCGACTTGCTTGCACGTGACGCGGTGCGTGAGGGATGCTGAGACGAAGCGTTTTGAGATGAAGACGTCGAGCGTGAAGGGCTCCATGTACGCGACGGTGCGCTGCTTGAAGGAGACGTGTTTGTCtgggtttttcgattttttctcCTTTTGGTATGTGTAGGGTCGGCTTGTGTCGTCGTCCACGTAGTCTTCTACACCAAAGAAGCTTCTCGGAGCAAGAACCGTCTgtcaaaaaatggaaaaaaaaaactttaatggAGACTCAATATTAACAAATATTCAAATCACCAGCTGAAACTTAGCgactaaataaaatttcattaaaatccaTTTAGCCATTAGCCtaaattggtttatatattttgattgatttagaaatccatatagtatttataaatccaaataaaatatacaaatccgGAGtttttccctcggatttgagtctttgtatttttaacagaaaaatccaagcaaatccattcaaatctattataaaatcaaatatattagtaaatccgtgcgattgaataacacttgatttgatatagaatttatgaatcattaaaccaataacacatgattttaatacagatttgaaaatcatagaaccaataacactagatttagttcggattttcaaatccataaaaatacaacaaccaataacccctactaaaTTGCCAAACTAACAAAGACCAACACAGTAACGAGAGGTAGAACAATGCAGTCAATTACATTTATGAGCTACATACTCGTTAAAGAACTCATCTTGCAAACCTTTATCTAGCAAAACAGCAGTTAAGAAGCTAAAGTGAGTGGTTTAACATAGGATTTGACAACAACATCaacaacaaatttgaaaaacagtTCCAAGCAGATCTAGTTATGAGATATCAATCAAACAGGGGTCACTAAGACAAGGCTGTACACATCTGACTCACTTCATCTAGTAATTCtagtaaaataaaacaaactacttGCTCAAGTAAGTAATCAATCAAAGAGGAAGGAAGGTGGTGTACCCGTCCATTGTGAAATCCACAACTGGTTTGGCACAAGAAAGGTCTAAGCTTTGCTCTGTTACTTCCATAAATTGCTGAATACTTGGCAACCACTTGCTTCAACATTATATCTGCAGTGCACACCAACCTACAGAAAGTACATCAAGTGGTGTTCAGACTCATAGAAACTAGCTTCTGTCACAAACGTATGCTTTCCTCTCGTGTTAAAAACAAGCTTCAATACTAACATCTTAGCATCCTGAAGAGTAACAGAGAAGAACTAAGCAAACTTAACTTCTCTCAGAGTTTCAATACAACAATTCAAAGAGCACAAAATTTTATgtcatttctaatttttttccaGCAAGATATCAAATTTACAGCTATGTAAATATGCAAAATGATGAAGCAATCGTATGAGATAATCATAACAGTTTCTacagaaaaatattcaaattcaaCTCAATTCGGAGAAGATGATGTACAATAACACACACAAAACCACTATAATCGATCAAATTACCAACTGAAATTGATAGATGAAATTAACCTAAGAAGAAGTCACGAACCGGAAAAAAGTAACCGGCGACCTGAAAAGCGATGGACAGTGCACGACGGTTTGATTTTGCAGAGGAGACAAGTCGCAACGAAACCTAAAAATCTGGTTTTCTCTGCTGGTTAAGTAGATCAATTGGAACCCGAATCGAATCGGCTAATTAAACCGGATTTTTTTTCCGGTTTACGCTGAATAAAGCCACggggtttaatttaattttcagtgGTCCGTTCAGAACCTTCACTTGCCCACTCTCATCACTGCCTCACTCGCCGTCCCTTGCCGTCGCCGGCGATAGCCACTCCGTCACCATTGCTCTCTACTTCTCCATATCCGGTTAGTCTCTGGTTTCTATCGATTCATTTCTACACTTTTTTTCACGTAGACTTTGTTCCTAATTCTCAACTTGCTCTACAATTTTCAGAGTCTATGAAGTTCGTTTACGGAAGCTTTTGTTGGGTCTAGGTTTAGGGCTTTCTCTGTCAACGTTTTGTTGTTTGATTCTCGGAGCTTGATCGTCACAGAAAGGTGTTAACTttcactctctctcttgttGTGAGAAAGGTGTTAACTTTCAGATTAGGATAAGACTTCACATTGCATCAACGAAACTTTATATTATGAGAAGTTAATCTAATTGAGAGCTATTCGCTTTGTCTTTAACAAAAAGTGtcttttggagttttagggtgtGAGTAGTAAGCCATTGGAAAATGCCGCCGAGGAAGAAGCCAAAGTCTTCAGCTtcgaaaacaaacaaacaatcttCAGCCAACCAGTCCTCACAACCTTCAAGCGTTGGCATCCAGCAGCTCTTCCAAAGACATATTCAGAACTCCCAATCAACTTCCAACTCTCTTGCCTCTAACCCCGTAGTCTCAACGCCTCAAAATCCTCTGAGCAGGGTCGATGAGAAGCCTGATGAGTCCAAAGATGTGGACCAGGGAGGACTCACGGAGGCGTCTCCTGAGGTCTCCAGAAACGCTAAGCGCTTCAAATTCTCTCCTGGAATGGTGTCTTTTTAATCTTATATCTTGTTTCTTGTAGTTTAATTTGTGATACTTAACATGGTTTATTACTTAGTGGTCGTGTGATGCTTACTGGTTTCTTTTTATCTTGATAGCTGATAAAGCAAAGTCAAGATGATGGTGGCGAAGAGATAACTTGGAAAATATCTCCTATAGATCAAAGACTTCGCGCAGCTGCTAAGCAGGTTCCTAAGATGATGGACTTGACTGAAAATTCAGTGGGATTTAAATCTTCTACCCTTCGCCCATGCTCTCTGGACAAGGCATGTTCTGTTTTTGTTCTTTGTACTTTTGTCTGTTGTTGATAGAAAGTTCGGTAGCTGTTTCACTTACCTTCTTCGTATTGAAAATGATAGCAGGTAGTGCAGAAACAGTGTCCTACATCAGATATAACTTCCAAGGTGGAGCAGTGGTTATCATCCCCCTCAAAGAAAGCTTTCAAAAGACCAGCTTTGCCAGCAAATAGGGTCACGGAAAGGGTGAATCCTTCCCTAGATGGGGAGTTCGAGATTGTTAACACTTCTAGTAGTGGAAACAGTCCTTTCCAGACCCCACCGTCACTTTCATGCTCTCACAACAAGGTGAATTTCTTTCATGATAAACGGATGAATGATGACATTTTGTCTATTTTCTAACGTTGCTCTTGTTTATATTAGCTTCCTTGTACTGTAACATGCAGTGCAGCTTGCGGGTCCACGGGCACTGGGCAACATAAAAAGGTAAGAATTGAGAATTGATGCAGTCTTTAGATGTTGGCCAAAGACAGTTTTTAATACGTGTTATATGTTTTGTCACTTCCAACTGTGGTTGATCAAGATTAGATACATTATATTGTTTTCTACAGCATGTCAATGTATTATTTCTACATGTTACCTCTTTTTGTAGGCCTTGCTTGAACTTCTAGATCAAGTGGAGGATGTCATCTCAGTTGATGACAAAACAGCTGATGAAGTGGGGACTGTGGTGCCCCAAATTCGACTTGAAGAAGATAAAATCTGTACCGTTGGTGTCTACAACGCCGTAGACGAAAAGCCAATTGCTCTACTAAAAAAGAATAATTCTGCAAATCCAGATAGCTATTTCCTTGTATTGGAGGTACAGTTGACCTTTATCATACTTGGGTTACTTATGTGGTTTTTATGTGAAAGTTACTCATTATCCCGAGTTGTACTTCAGGTATCTGAGAAACGTGGCTTGGCTGGCTCATCTAGGGTTCAGTCTCCTTATAAGGTTTGCATATATTAAAGGGTTTCTTTCTTGTACATGCCTATATTTGCTGACCAAATTTTTCTCAGGTTCTTCGCCTGCTAGACGAGCACACTGGAAAAGAATGCGCTTTATATCTCTGGGATGAATGGTACTTTACTTTTCTTTGATCCTTTATTCAATGTGCTACACCTTTTTTGGATGTCTTGGTCTCGAATGCTCTTGCTCTTTAAGATTCTAATTGTGGGCTGGAAACATGCTACACACTTTTGTTGTTGTCAATCTTTCTATTCTTTTGGCGTATGGGGGAGCTAAAAAATCATCTATTCAATTCCCAGTTGGCTGAAACCTGTTTAAGTAGCCTATGTTGCTTCCTGAATACCTGACGCTTTTTCTTCCCAGGTTTTACAGTACTGTATCACCAGGAGATTCAATCAATGTTATTGGAGACTTTGACGGGGAGGGCAAGTGTGACGTAGACCAtcaaaataatttcttaattgTTCATCCTGACACCCTTGTTGCTGGAACTAAGGTAACTTTTCCTTTTCACTTGATGGTCTCTGATTGCAAATACCAATCTTCTGTGCacttaattcttttttctgccTTTGCTGGGAATAACGGTTTTGTCTTTCAGGTTGCAGCAAGTTTTGGTTGCCCAAGGAGAACCGTGCTTGATGAGAGGCTAAGATCCAATGAACACGCTACAGCTGCCTTGCTTGGAACCTTGCTGCACCAAGTTTTTCAGGTTTACTGCAGTATGAAATATTTGATGAAATTATGCTGGACAATgagtattttgttttatttcttgcATTTGTAGTGCATTGATCTGTACTGTACATTTCCTCTTTAACAGGCAGGTCTCACGCAAGAGTCTCCATCTGCAGATGGTTTGCAGGAATATGCGAGCATAGTGATTAAGAATAATATTGAGAGCTTATATGCATGTGGAGGTTGGTTGCTACATTACATGTTCCTACCATGCATTTATTATATAGCTAGAATAcctcttatttatatattataatttggagTTAGTATAGCTAGGCTACCTCTTAGTATATTGGAATTTGAAATTAATATGGCTATAGTACTTCTCGAGTTATTTTGGAATCATTGTGCTTTGAAGATTCAATGAAGTGcactttattattttcttatccGGTCATATGTTCTCTACAGTGCATGAGCGAGGCGTGAAAGCAACCTTACACGAAGCTATCCCAAAAATGTTGAATTGGATTCATCACTTCCGAGATTCGAAGGTGCACCTGTATTTTCCTATTGATGATTCTTCCTTGAGTTTATCTTAGATGTTATATTACTGTTTCCTTAGATgaacattaaaaaatttgttactCTTCTGCTTGGTTATCCTTCAGATATTTTTACAGTTGTCTCGCTTAGGCTCTTACATGTTTTTACTGTGTTATGCTCTCATGATGTGCTGGACTTTTTTCCTTGTGCATGTGCTAGTATGATAATCACATATTTGTGTTAATGCTACTTTTTAGCTACATATATCTAGTAACAAGTAAACAACCAGACTCGTAGCCACCgtcactttttatttattttagtgtttGAGTGACATCTAATGAAAGTTTTTGCATGCTTTTCTCTCGCTTATCCCCTTTAAAGTCATGTTTTCTAATAACACTATAGGCAGAAACATCTTACTCATGGCATGGTCATTATTAACAGGACTCAACAATATCAAATGTTGATTTTGGGTCTACTAATGGGCAGCGAATGGTAAAGATATCAGAGGTGAATATCTCTtcctactctctctctctcccttcttTCTTCTTAGGATTTCATATCTTTCAGGTGAAGAATAGAACCAATTTGTTGATTCAAATGTTTCTTACTTTGTTGTTCCAAGCGGATGCATAAGCCACATCTTAAATTTCCATCAGAACTGGTGTTTATTCAAAGCACTCTCTTCTTATGAGAATTCTGTTATGTAAATAAGCTAATTGTATTACCTCAGGTAATTGACATTGAGGAGATGTCATGGGCCCCTAAATATGGTCTGAAAGGAATGGTCGATGCTTCAGTCAGAGTGATAGTTGGATCTGACATGAACACAGCGAATGAGAAAATAATGCCTCTTGAGTTTAAATCTGGAAAGGCTCCCAATGGGCAGGTTTGTGTGGAAATTAATCTAGATATTCGGTTGAAATTTAAAAGTTAGAAGTGTCTTTTCACAACGAGGAGCTTGGCCTTTATTGTGTTATGCAGGCATCAATGGAACATTGTGCACAGGTGATCTTGTACACGCTCCTTATGTCTGAGAGGTGATTATGTGCTGTCTTTCTTTCGTACTTTTGCTGGAAAACAACATCtgttaatatttttgttgtttccaTCTCACAGTTTACAATTTTCAGGTACCTAAAGCATATTGACAATGGCCTTCTGTATTATCTACAGTCAGATCAGACACAGGTGAGTCTAAACTTTTGTGTGCCTTTCTTTGGTCTCAAGATATTGGAAGTGGCTAAGCTTTCATTTCTCACTTGTAAAAGGGAATTTCTGTTCAAAGATCAGATTTGGTGGGTCTGATTATTCGTCGTAATGAACTTGCAAATGACATCCTCGTGGCATCAACAACCCAACAACTGCCACCAATGTTACGGGTATGCTTTGATGTCcagtaatgatttttttttctagtgaATATTTACCAGATAATGGTAcggttttattattttgatgctAGAATCCA
The nucleotide sequence above comes from Brassica napus cultivar Da-Ae chromosome A9, Da-Ae, whole genome shotgun sequence. Encoded proteins:
- the BNAA09G48690D gene encoding uncharacterized protein BNAA09G48690D; this translates as MLKQVVAKYSAIYGSNRAKLRPFLCQTSCGFHNGRTVLAPRSFFGVEDYVDDDTSRPYTYQKEKKSKNPDKHVSFKQRTVAYMEPFTLDVFISKRFVSASLTHRVTCKQVAVAGTNSKDVKAVLRSRCDIPACMSIGRILSERAKEADVYTASYTPRDQDKFEGKIRAVVQSLIDNGIDVKIYLD